From Chitinivorax sp. B:
GTCTGGATGGTGTGGGTCTTCTACAGTAACAATGGTGATGGTCATATCCGTTGTCCATGTAATACCGCTTCAGCCATCTGCTGGGCACGTGCCAATGTGATACCCCGGTGTTGATCCTGGGCCAGGGGGTGATCGGTCAATTCCAGTTCGATCAACGGGCGTTCTCCCAACGGCATGGTGTGCAGATGTGTTTTCAGGCTGAGTGTTGGTGTTGTGTACGGTAGTGCGCTTTGTAGCCACCCAAAGTAGGGCGGTTCCTGTTCGCGTCCTTCCGTTTCCCATAGCTCACATACTCGATGGAAATTGTGGTCACTTAGAGATACCCAGGCCAACCAAACAAAGGGCTCCGGGCTATCGATAACCGGAATCAGGATACGGCCCAGCACAAAGAAATGCTGCTCATCAATCATGCATTGATCAGAAGACAGCAGGGCGCGTGCTTCCCGTTCTTCGGGTGGAAGCCTGTACCACAGCTCCGGCGCACTGGGACCGAAACACATGGGGAATTCGTCATGATATTGACCACAAGTGGCGCAGTGGAAACCAGTCATAGAGGATGATCTGCAAAGGGTGTCAGGAGTATGACCAAATAGGGGAGACCGCTGCATACCAAATCTATGCTAGGTATGCGGGACTTTATCGTTTACCACTTCTACCTAAAATATTCAGCTTAATTGCTGAATGATCTGGCTGAGAATTTCTTCTACCTTGAATACCACTTCGCTTACACGGGTGGTATCCGTTTGTACTGGCTGAATGAAGTATTGGTCTACCTCACCGACGATGCCTTGATAGATATCATCAAATTCCATTGGCGTTGCAAGATAGTTGAGAAAGGCCGC
This genomic window contains:
- a CDS encoding DUF2199 domain-containing protein; protein product: MQRSPLFGHTPDTLCRSSSMTGFHCATCGQYHDEFPMCFGPSAPELWYRLPPEEREARALLSSDQCMIDEQHFFVLGRILIPVIDSPEPFVWLAWVSLSDHNFHRVCELWETEGREQEPPYFGWLQSALPYTTPTLSLKTHLHTMPLGERPLIELELTDHPLAQDQHRGITLARAQQMAEAVLHGQRI